DNA sequence from the Longimicrobiales bacterium genome:
ACGAGCACGCGCCACTCCGCCATCATGGGCGGTGTATTCGCGATCGAAGCGAGCGTCTCCGGCTCCAGGTCGGCGCCGCGCAGCTGGTCGTAATTGAAGTCGCGTGTAGCGGGGTCGAGGTGCGCGGCCGTGATCGCAGCCGCCGCCTCCTCCTTGAGGAATTCCTCCTCGCCGAAGAGGAAATAGACACCACCGAGCTTTCCGGCCTCGAGTGCCCGCGTCAGCTTGTCGGGACTCGTGAGTGCCATCGCGTCAGTCGATCGGCACGTACTCCGTGGAGACCCGGCGCACCGAACGATGCGCGGGCGGCGTTACGACCAGCGGGGAATACGGCCCCGGGAATGCGGCCAGCAGGCCGGACGGCTGATGCGACGGCGCAGCCGGCATGGCCATCGGGTACCAGGCGCTCTGGCTGAACAGCGGCACTGCACCGTACGCGTCGTCCGCCGATGCGACCGTGGAGCTCTCCCGCTCCGCTGTCGCGGCCACGTCCTCACCGGTCCCCGTCATGATCATGGGGCTCCACGCGAGCAGAGCGATGGCGGCAGCCACACCGAGCGCGGCCGCAAGACCCGCGGGCCGCGACGGCAGCGAAGCCGCGTCCTCCATGTGGAAGATGCGGTGCTGAAGGCGCTGCTCGAAATCCTCGGATGGCTGCACGTCCGGGAGATCGCGTACCAGATCGATGCCCTTCCGCACGATGCGGTCATAGCGCGCGCACGAGCTGCACGCAGCCGCGTGCGCGCTCAGTCGCGCCGCCCCGACCGGCGACAGAAGGCCGTCCAGGTACTCACTGTGGCGCGCCAGATATTCATCGCATCCGACTTCGTGCGATCGGCCGGCCTTGCCAGGATTCACGTTCACCCCCGTTTGCTGCGCCCTGCTTCCGCATGGCCGCCTCCCCCGGCGACCCGCAGGTACTACTGCCGCCCCCGGACCGTTGTTCCGCCCCTGCTCCGGCCCCACATTGCCGCCAATGCCACCCGCCCGCGTCATACTGGACTTCCCGGCGGCCGGCCGCAACAGCGAGCGGCTCGAGCCCGGTCCGCCGCTCCGTGTCATTTCCGCACACCGCATCGAGGACGTGCGGCCGGCCCTGCGGCAGGCGGAACAGGCCGCGGCCGATGGCGCGTGGGTGGCCGGATTCGTCGCGTACGAAGCAGCGCCGGCGTTCGACCCGGCACTCACGACGCGCGCGCACGCGGGCGCCCTGCCGCTCGTATGGTTCGGCGTCTTCGACCCGCCCGATCCTGTCGTACGCGGCGCGAGCGCTCCACCACTGCCGCGGGTGTCGTGGAGCGCGGACGTGCCGCGAGCGGACTATGACGATGCGATCCGCGTGATCCGCGCAGCGATCGCCGAAGGCAGTGTCTACCAGGTGAATCACACGATCCGCTTCCGTGCGCAGTGCGGCATTGAGCCGCGTGATCTGTACGACGGGCTCGTCGCGGCGGGCCACGGCCGCTATCACGCCCTGATCGAAACGCCGGACTGGGCGGTCGTGTCCGCGTCGCCCGAGCTGTTCATCGATGTCCGCGACGGCATCGTCACGACGCGACCGATGAAGGGCACCGCTCGCCGCGGCCGCTGGGCCGGGGAGGACGAGGCGGCCGCCGCGCGGCTCGCTGACTCGGGCAAGGACCGCGCGGAGAACCTCATGATCGTCGACCTGCTGCGCAACGACTTCGGTCGGGTCGCCCGCTTCGGCGCCGTGGAAGTGCGTGACATGTTCGCCGTCGAGACCTACCCGACCGTGCACCAGATGACATCGACGATCACGGCGCGGCTGCGTGACGGGGTCACGGTGGATGACATTTTCGCCGCCGCGTTCCCGTGCGGCTCCGTGACGGGTGCGCCGAAGATCGCCGCGCTCGAGCACATCGCGCGGCTGGAGCCGTCGCCGCGCGGCGTGTACTGCGGCGCGATCGGCGTGCTCAGACCGGATGGCACCGCGACGTTCAACGTCGCCATCCGCACACTGGTCATCGACAAGGCGACGGATACGGCCGTGTACGGCGCGGGAGGCGGCATCACGTGGGATTCCGTCGCCGACGCCGAGTACGACGAGGTCGTTGCCAAGGCCGCGCTGCTCACGGAAGCGCCCATCCCGGACTTCGATCTGCTCGAAACCATGCGCCTCGAGAACGGCGTCATCCCGCGGCTCGACCTTCACCTCGACCGACTGGAATCGTCCGCGCGCTACTGGGGGTTCAGTGAGGAAGCGCGCGGCTGCGCCGCCGCGTCACTCGCCCGCCTGTGCCAGTCCGTCGTAACCGGAACGTGGCGCGTGCGCATGACCGTCTCACGCGACGCGCACATCAGCATCACGCGCCTCCGGATGGATGATCAGGCCGGTGAAGGCGCGGACGACGTTCGTACGGTCGTTCTCGCGGACTCGCCGATCGACAGCCGCAACCGGCTGCTGTACCACAAGACGACCGCACGCGCTGCGTACGATGTGCGCCGGGCCGAGCACCCCGACGCGTTCGACGTGCTGCTGCACAACGAGAATGGCTGCATCACCGAGTTCACCATTGGCAACGTCGTCGCCGAGATCGACGACGAGCGCATCACGCCGCCCCTTAACGCAGGACTCCTCCCCGGCACGTTCCGCGAACAGCTGCTGCGCACGCGCGGCGTGCGCGAGGCTGATGTAAGGATCGCAGATCTGAAGCGCGTCACGCGGCTGTGGCTGGTAAACAGCCTGCGCGAGTGGGTGCCGGTGCAATTGAAGTGAATGCTTTCGGACTGATACGGGAGCGTGCCGGGCGAGCGTCGCGCGATGACCGCTCAGCACTGGGCGTTATCGCACGGATGTAGAAAGGGCAGCGCCGTTGAAGGCGTCTGCCCTTTCGGGTGACCAGGCATTTATTCTTTCGTGGCTTGGGGACCACTATTGGAGGGGCGCCCGGTCAGCCTGCCCCTCGTCAAGTGCACGACATATGCCAACCGTGGTTTTACGGTGCCGCACTACATGGTGCACCGATGCGATGCGCAGTCGGGCTGGCCCGCACCCGTCGACGACC
Encoded proteins:
- the pabB gene encoding aminodeoxychorismate synthase component I, which translates into the protein MPPARVILDFPAAGRNSERLEPGPPLRVISAHRIEDVRPALRQAEQAAADGAWVAGFVAYEAAPAFDPALTTRAHAGALPLVWFGVFDPPDPVVRGASAPPLPRVSWSADVPRADYDDAIRVIRAAIAEGSVYQVNHTIRFRAQCGIEPRDLYDGLVAAGHGRYHALIETPDWAVVSASPELFIDVRDGIVTTRPMKGTARRGRWAGEDEAAAARLADSGKDRAENLMIVDLLRNDFGRVARFGAVEVRDMFAVETYPTVHQMTSTITARLRDGVTVDDIFAAAFPCGSVTGAPKIAALEHIARLEPSPRGVYCGAIGVLRPDGTATFNVAIRTLVIDKATDTAVYGAGGGITWDSVADAEYDEVVAKAALLTEAPIPDFDLLETMRLENGVIPRLDLHLDRLESSARYWGFSEEARGCAAASLARLCQSVVTGTWRVRMTVSRDAHISITRLRMDDQAGEGADDVRTVVLADSPIDSRNRLLYHKTTARAAYDVRRAEHPDAFDVLLHNENGCITEFTIGNVVAEIDDERITPPLNAGLLPGTFREQLLRTRGVREADVRIADLKRVTRLWLVNSLREWVPVQLK
- a CDS encoding zf-HC2 domain-containing protein, yielding MNVNPGKAGRSHEVGCDEYLARHSEYLDGLLSPVGAARLSAHAAACSSCARYDRIVRKGIDLVRDLPDVQPSEDFEQRLQHRIFHMEDAASLPSRPAGLAAALGVAAAIALLAWSPMIMTGTGEDVAATAERESSTVASADDAYGAVPLFSQSAWYPMAMPAAPSHQPSGLLAAFPGPYSPLVVTPPAHRSVRRVSTEYVPID